The Pecten maximus chromosome 6, xPecMax1.1, whole genome shotgun sequence DNA window TTTTTTATTTGAAGGGGACTTGTTGTACTGGTGTGACGGTTCGACTGATGTAGTAGAGAAAATAGCGAGGGATGGCACTGGACGAACTGTTATCTATTCTACAGGGCTAGCGCACTGTTTTGACTTTGTCCTTGTGGATGATTACTTTTATTGCAACGATTGGGGTTCAGCGTAAGTCTTTGataatgttgatattgttttcttCGAATGTTTCAGCAGGATCAGATTTATTTATTGGGCCGATCTTAATATGACATGGAATCTATGAAATATCTTCACGTAGATAGCCGGCAACTTTGATATTACTGTGAACTGAAGATctaaaactaaacaaaaacaaattctcACGACAAACTTCGAAACAGTGGTTATGTTCCCGATGGTCAGAAGACGCAGTTTAGGTCAGTGATTCGTATTAAATAAGAACACTACTTCTGACCAATCGTAAACGTCACTGTCTTTACTTTAGTGTAGATTATGTTTTTCAACCACATTTCGTCTTGTTCTTACTGTATGATGTTGGTTTTGAAAATCGttttaaaaaaacatctttGTCGAAAAAGTATGATTAGAGGACTGctcagttttttgtttttgttttttggtgttttttgttttttgttttttcttttgtttttgtttttattttattttattttatttcatcgTTTTTATTTTACTATCTTAAACAAAAAAGTTGCAAACGTTTTGTTGGCGATATTTGCAGAAATATAATCAAACTTGGGAAGAACGGAAGTGACATTTCTACATATGGTCCAGGTCTTCAAAAACGATATGGCATCGCTCATTATCGTAAAGGTACATTGAATAAGTGTTAATATAAGAGTATCAAACCATTCTTTTGTGGTAAAGTTTACTTTGTTTTgaattattgattttgttttataacgATGATAAACTGATGAATGTTGaaaattgatatgaaaataatgaaatattaaaagtaTTCAGTATATTACACATTGGCTCATAACTACTGTGATTGCAATATTGATTTAATATTATGTTAagattgtttgtgttttttctcTATTGATATGTACcgaatatatatgtgtttatatactaTGTGCATGCAGTATATTATGTTACTTGCTAATCCCTAatcatatacataatacatatgtatCGCACTAATAATACATGACCACTCTGGATCCGAAGACCCCCGTAAACAGATaagtataatttatttatttgattgaCCAGTAAATATACTCATTCCATGTGAATTCCTAAAggtaagtaaataaataaatcgtACCACAGTTCTTTGTGCAAAGATCTAATAGTATGATACACTGTGGAATAGAACTATTAGATATACATGATTATGTTATGTTTaattacatattattatataaccTGTTTAATACTGATGATGTAAAATAAGTCTAAATGTTATATGTCGTCTTGGTGAATTGATGGTATTATTTTCTGGCATGAATGCCTCACAAGTAACGGCCTCCTGAAATGTTGACATGGAAACAACCCTATAGCCAGTAGTTACGACATTCAATGGTTTACACACACAACAGAACGTCTCGTGTTTACgttacatatgtttatatacaacaacTTACGTTTTCTACATTAATTTCGTATTACGATTAATCTTTTTAACAGTCTTTAgaataaaatactgtatattgttatttttactaTGCCTACTTCCTTTGTCAAAATTTTCgtaaatattatttaatttcGTTATCAGAATAATAGAATTGGATACATTTTTCGGTTGctcattttgaaaaaataacatgGAGTCACCGAGGTCGCCCAGttagtatatatttatgtttcttTCGGAGGTAAGCATTTTATCGACAAAAGGAGTATAAAGGTGGAACCAATGATACGCAATGGGTAGAGGAGTAGGGAAGGCTCTGTGGATCAAGGACCCTGGAACAGATGTTGGGGTCGGAGGATGATTGGGCGAGACGTGATGAAGGGTCGGATAATAATAACATAACTTCATCATGATGATTATTGTTGGTATGATGATTATTGTTGGTATTCACTGTGGACAATTACTTgatgtctgtaatatataattaaatgatGCACTGTAATAATGTTATCAAGTTTACATGTTTTACCGATTTTTATGATTTGACATTGAAGCATTAGCAGCATAATAATGCATTACATGGAATTGTCTTATATACTATCATTTATTTAAGGGTATTATTTCTTATATTAGCATATGTCTATGTTCATTTTGTGATCTGATTATTGTTTTCCGTATTTTTTAATTGGttataattacatgtgtaatatatatgagTTACACAGAATActataaaaaaacaatataatatctacTGATAGAACGATATCAATTCATTAGACGGTAAAGACATTTTCTGTAACATAGTCGTTTTACATCAGATACTgcattaatttaaaaaaaaatgcaatttagTTTAGAATCCTCGTGATGCTGAGAAAAAACAATCTACACTGTAGACATGGATGTGGACTACTGGAGTTGTTAAGCACCAAGGTATGCTACACCAAACAGAGAAAGTTGAATGAACTATCGGGTCTGTTACCGACTTTACCTGGTAAACACAGGGTAATAGTAGGTGTACTTTAGTGTTTCGGTGGGTGATGGGTTGTGTTAGCTTCCCAATGTTTTAGTGAGGGTGGGTTGTCTTAGCTTCTCAATGTTTTAGTGAAGGTGGGTTGTGTAAGCTTCTCAATGTTTTAGTGAGGGTGGGTTGTGTTAGCTTCCCAATGTTTTAGTGAGGATGGGTTGTGTTAGCTTCCCAATGTTTTAGTGAGGGTGGGTTGTGTTAGCTTCCCAATGTTTTATTGGTTGATGGGTGGTGTTAGCTTCCCAATGTTTTATTGGTTGATGGGTGGTGTTAGCTTCCCATTGTTTTAGTGAGGGTGGGTTGTGTTAGCTTCTCAATGTTTTAGTGAGGGTGGGTTGTGTTAGCTTCCCAATGTTTTAGTGAGGGTGGGTTGTGTTAGCTCcccattgttttattgagggtGGGTTGTGTTAGCTTCCCAATGTTTTATTGAGGGTGGGTTGTGTTAGCTTCCCAATGTTTTATTGAGGGTGGGTTGTGTTAGCTTCCCAATGTTTTAGTGAGGGTGGGTTGTGTTAGCTTCTCAATGTTTTAGTGAGGGTGGGTTGTGTTAGCTTCCCAATGTTTTAGTGAGGGTGGGTTGTGTTAGCTTCCCAATGTTTTAGTGAGGGTGGGTTGTGTTAGCTTCCCAATGTTTTAGTGAGGATGGGTTGTGTTAGCTTCCCAATGTTTTAGTGAGGATGGGTTGTGTTAGCTTCCCAATGTTTTAGTGAGGGTGGGTTGTGTTAGCTTCCCAATGTTTTAGTGAGGGTGGGTTGTGTTAGCTTCTCAATGTTTTAGTGAGGGTGGGTTGTGTTAGCTTCCCAATGTTTTAGTGAGGGTGGGTTGTGTTAGCTTCCCATTTTTTTATTGGTTGATGGGTGGTGTTAGCTTCCCAATGTTTTATTGGTTGATGGGTGGTGTTAGCTTCCCAATGTTTTAGTGAGGGTGGGTTGTGTTAGCTTCCCAATGTTTTAGTGAGGGTGGGTTGTGTTAGCTTCCCAATGTTTTATTGGTTGGTGGGTGGTGTTAGCTTCCCAATGTTTTAGTGAGGGTGGGTTGTGTTAGCTTCCCAATGTTTTAGTGAGGGTGGGTTGTGTTAGCTTCCCAATGTTTTAGTGAGGGTGGGTTGTGTTAGCTTCCCAATGTTTTATTGAGGGTGGGTTGTGTCAGCTTCCCAATGTTTTAGTGAGGGTGGGTTGTGTTAGCTTCCCAATGTTTTAGTGAGGGTGGGTTGTGTTAGCTTCCCAATGTTTTAGTGAGGATGGGTTGTGTTAGCTTCCCAATGTTTTAGTGAGGGTGGGTTGTGTTAGCTTCCCAATGTTTTATTGAGGGTGGGTTGTGTTAGCTTCCCAATGTTTTAGTGAGGGTGGGTTGTGTTCGTTTCCCAATGTTTTAGTGAGGGTGGGTTGTGTTAGCTTCTCAATGTTTTAGTGAGGGTGGGTTGTCTTAGCTTCTCAATGTTTTATTGAGGGTGGGTTGTGTTAGCTTCCCAATGTTTTAGTGAGGGTGGGTTGTGTTAGCTTCCCAATGTTTTATTGGTTGATGGGTGGTGTTAGCTTCCCAATGTTTTATTGGTTGATGGGTGGTGTTAGCTTCCCAATGTTTTAGTGGGTGATAGGTTGTGTTAGCTTCCTATTGTTTTATTGGTTGATGGGTGGTGTTACCGATAGTTTTGAGAGCTATCTCGGTGTATTAAGGCCCTTTTTGTTTGCTGTTGGATGACCTAGGGTTGAGATTGCTGTATGTTGTGCTTTCAAGAGGATACAATAATAGTTCCCGTGGATGATGAACATGTGGTTTCTTCCCCAAATCCTTACCTCCCGGAGCTTCTCAATGTTATATGACCTCGCGAGTATTTGAGTTCCTTACTCCTAGACGTCCCTTAAGTTCCGCTGAATGATGTGATCAGTGTCACGCATGCTCTACGTGTATTTCCATTGTTCCGTCATACGtcatttctattttctattgAATGTGTTATGAGTCTTcccaaatgtttttgtttaaacacCTAAAGCATTAAAATactcttttattattttttttatgaaatacaattttgttatcgattgtaaattaattcaaatttttgTTAATGTTAGAGAGAAACATGTTAACTAAACGTGACTACTGTATTCACAGGCCCTCTGGAAGGTTAGAACTATTCTACTCGATGACCGCAAGAACACGATTACAACAAACATTACCAAGACGATGATTCTGAATCGATTGTGATGGACACGGATACAACATGCTGGAAATGGacaaaatatgttaattacGTGTTAGCATACAATCGTCTTTGGTGAAAATGCATTGAAGGGGTAATAAATGCGCATTATTCGGTAGATATCAAAACATGTCCAGTTTTCCTATACTGTTATTCTATCAAACGTCAAGAACATAAAagtatttgaaattaaatttacatttgaAGGTAAAACTCGATATTGTGTTGTCTTATTATGATTTCACTTTAGGTACCAAATCGCCATCGATTTCTGTCAATTGCTAGGATTTTAGTATTTGAAGGTATCGTTAAGTGTTATCAATTTAGTATGATGATAATTACAGGGATATGTTCGCCTGTCAGTATCGCGCTAATTTATCACTagcattatacaatgtatatacataccatCTATATTGTTTCGCTCAGTGTAGAAAATATTAGATTTTTTAATATCGTCATTAATTAAACATCTTATAAGATTAATGATGGAAGATGCGTGGATAAGAATAGGAAAAGGACATGCTTTTACGATTGCAACTGTAAATGCAAGATTTGTAATGTGCAAAGCAAGGGATTTTTGTGTGATAATTGATGTAAGTAGCGATTTCACTGTTGGAGACAAATCGTAAAACAGCACGAAAGCCATCCCTGTCTGTCTCCGTACAACTCCATACGGGAAACTTTCTCTCTTATcttgaaatttatttcactaataaggggagacaattccAAGAATTCAAGTATGTTCATGTTTAGTTAAAAAGTCAAAATAGGGGCAATATTGTATCCGTCTCAAACTCTTAATGTAAGTCTTAGACATTTCTATTAAACAAATTCTGCTCGTTTAGAACCAAATAGTTTCTATGTGGTGTTCCCCGACACACAGATTTCTGATAAAACAACTAAACTGTTGTATGGTGTTTTAAAGTGTTTTACTATCCCATTGATGACCGTGGAAGACCAAGACCAGGGGCCTGCTTTTATATAGCTAATAGGATATTTTCACGATAAAGCAATATATTTTGGGAGGCATCTGGATACCACCGATGACACGATATGTCTGATATATTACCGGgtaattcaataaatataaaactgCCTATAATAGAGTTACTtagataaacattttaatagAAAGTTTCACTTGTTTCAAAACTGTAAGCCCGAGTGAAAATTCATTTTGATGATTATGGTATGCTATTGCCgcaataaacaatataaattttCCATTTCACTACCCGGATGTGctttaatgtttaaattaaattggCTGACACTTTTAGCACGGCCAAGAAATGTTTCTCCGAACAGGGGTCCAGACAAGTTTGTCTAATTGTTCAATAATACGGGAGTTATCAAACACATCAGTTTGGGCGATATAAACACTAGATGACAagatatagatacatacatgtatcaccatGATAAAGTTATATCTGACTTTGACCTCCGTGTCATCAACAATAGACTACTGCCGCTGGATATGGGGTCATACTGAAGTTTAGTGtcactttgtttacaatgaatCTTTGTTACAcgatctatatatactgattaGTAACGTTcaattgtatacatgttatacGGCGCGTGCTAAGGTCAAAAACATGATACACATATCGACACAAATACTCACAAAGATGTTCGTCCACATTAGCTATATCCCTGGAATGTGTACTACACCATTGGACAATCGTTAATTAAAGTATTATGACCCCATTGTTGACAGTTCATTGTAATATTTATGCACTGAGACGTTTATGTTCAGCGTCAGTGCAAAAATTAAAGGCcacaaataaatattatcattgACGAAAACATTTTATTCATGTAGTTGTTTCCACAATGGTCGCAGCAGTATGCAATGcatgtatgtttgtgcataattAATTATATCTCCAAAATATGAGACTGATGGTAGTTTAAATATATACTATGTACAtttcatgtaaacaaaatatagaaatctataaatacatgttgGTAACATCAAAACATAGTAACTGCTGTATATTATATCCCTAACATTAAGTACAGAGTACGATATAACAGGAACATTTTTAAACAGCCATGTAGCATACATACAATTGTATGTTATAACAGTGTATATCGTCATATAAAACCTATTGTTCTAtaacagtatagatataacGAATCAGCAGTTTATGCAGCATTGGTCCCAAAGCTGTATCAATGTTGTTATTCCTTACTCCTGGCATTTACATTAATGAAAACATTTCCGTTTGTATTTCAATTTGCCATGCTTTGTATAATCTAAAGAATATAATTACAACTGTCGTCTTAACAGTCAATTAACCGTAACATAGTATGCGGACTCTTGGTACCTTTGAAGAGGTAATAGTTAAAAAGGTCATGGCTATGACTTGATCAAGGACCTTTTTTTTGCAACAATGTTTCAAGTTCTCGATTGGCCACCTTACACGAAAGATTTACCCCATTGAACATTTCAGCGAAAATGGGCAGAGTGATTCGTGAACACATCAACTGCCCAACCAgtatggaacgccaaattaacatatattcaatttattgaacctatcttcaattaattGAAGATAACGAATAAcgatgcccccccccccccccccacccccgcGCGCGAAATTACCGGAAGAACAAGGGGAGCGGCCCATTTTCCCTATTTGTTCGTGATTGAAGAGAGGTTCAAATCAATTGAAGATATGTTCAATTAGTCTTATTtaaacctatctctaattgaattgaatctatcactaattgaattgaacctatctttaattgaattgtatatatctctaattgaattgaatctatcactaattgaattgaacctatctttaattgaattgtatatatctctaattgaattgaatctatcactaattgaattgaaactatctcaaattaaattaaacctatctttaattgaattgaacctatcttcaattatttgacGATAGGTTCAATTAATCGAATATGTTAATTTCGCCTAGGTCATACCATTCCACTTTGAACACCAAACAGGTCACAAGGATCCTCGATCTTCAATTTACACACTGAATATATGGAATGGAAACATGTCTAAGCTAGAAACGCTAATCACATTATCAAGATTTGTTTTGggaatatatcaataaatactCGTTCCCCGTGCTTTCATAGGATATATGACTACAATTTCTGGTATCCATAGTGAGGGTATGGTATTACAGAGCAGGCGCTGAATTTAACCTTGTCATAATTTGATGACTTCACAATAGATCATTTTACATGAATGGATACATATCTATAACATGAAATGAATGTATTCGCTGAATAAGAGGACACAAGAAGGTAAGCATAAATAAAACACATGGCCTTGGGACCATTTCCCAACCCACTGTCCATACTGTTCAAACAATAAGTGTATTGTCCATACTGTTCAAACAATAAGTGTATTGTCCATACTGTTCAAACAATAAGTGTATTGTCCATACTGTTTATACAATACGTGTATGTCCATACTGTTTATACAATAAGTGTAAATCTATATCTTTTGGATCAGCAACACATATATGTGTTtgtgtatcaatatatacattgtatattgtcgtTTGAAAAATTGTGTCGCACccatttgaaataaaatccaATGACCAATACATCGGCTATCTTCATATTATTGCACAGTATCGCgatgataaatgacaacaaaacaaatatacatatctatttgTTACTCCTTTGAAATGTTCAGTGGTATCAGAATACTTTAATTTCCTATGTATTACCCGCACCGGTGTATTATCTGCACTGGTTTATTACCCGCACTGATGTATTACCCGCACTGGTGTATTACCCGCACTGATGTATTACCCGCACTGGTGTATTACCCGCACTGATGTATTACCCGCACTGGTGTATTACCCGTACTGATGTATTACCCGCACTGATGTATTACCCGCACTGGTGTATTACCCGCACTGGTGTATTACCCGCACTGATGTATTACCCGCACTGGTGTATTACTCGCACTGATGTATTACCCGCACTGGTGTATTACCCGCACCGGTGTATTACCCGCACTGATGTATTACCCGCACCGGTGTATAGCCTTCGGGATCTTTGTTAAAATTAATATCAGATAGCCCACATTGACAGACAATCCTCACTGGCAGATAGCCCGCGGATGATACAATGAGTAAagccatatatatgtatacatctaTTCTATGTCCGTTAATCAATCGGAAGTTGCAATTGTCTTTTAGTTAGAATTTTCCATGACCATCGACATTGAAGACTAGACCAAATGTCGCAATGAACCATTTGATCGGATCATCAACCTAGTCCTGGCTTCATTAACGCTCCTTCACTTAAGAAAATTCCTTTACCTGTTTTTGATTGGAGCAAATTATCGAATTTAAGGAAAACTCCTTAGTTATGGAACTCTCTAATGTTTTCTTTTCGACAAAAAATAAGTTCATTTCCTTAGTTTAAGGGATGTCGAAGAAATCTTGGCCTGAATTATCACAGCTAGGGAGCTACTAATATACACCCAAACAAGAGCATGTCCGTTTTACCTTCCGATTCCTTTTATATTACACCAAGGAGATCACAGGTGCAGGTAAGTAAGACAAGTCAACTCTGTCACCTGTAGGGTAGTACGAACATAATCAAGTATTTCATCAAATCTTATTCTGTGGGTTTGGAAATCAGGTATATCCTGAGCATTACATTGATTTGAAGATGAAATGATGCAATGATAAACATGTCATACTTGTTTACAAGTTTAATGTCCCACCTACTAAAGTTACATCAGGGAACTACCTGACGGTAAAGGATGGAAGAACTTCCGGGGAAGTGTTCCCATAACGTCCCGGGGAAGTGTTCCCATCAAGTCCCGAGGAAGTGTTCCAATGAGTGAAGAGCTGGACCACTGGAACAAAGTCCCGCGGAAGTATTCCAATTAGTGAACAGCTGGACCACTGGAATAAAGTCTATTTCATACACAAAAATCACTCGGATTTCTCTTTGGAAATCGAAAATAACATGTGAGCTGCAATTTTGTCGGATATCACagtttcataaatatatttgaaatggtTTCATCACACTGTACTAAATAATCACTTTGTCTATAAAATGTCAGAATAATTATTTGTGAACATTGATAATGAACAATGTTTATGTCCATCAGTAGATAACAACAAAATAGAAGGAATGTATACAAGTATTATACCACAGATACACAGTGGTAAACATTTCCATGACATTGCAGGCCCAATCTCTGAAAGTGCTCCGGTACAAACATAGACTATGCCCAACTACTGCCATATTTGTCGTGATAAGGTGGCGTGTCATCATCAAGACATCCACAACAAGATGCAAATACCGACTTCTTCTTTTTCTTGGCAGGTGCTTTATATCCCGATGCATTccaatgatatatatgtacctcGGCAAACTTCGTACCACGTAAACTCACGAAGAGTTTGTCTTTCACACAGAGCACATTGATAGGCTTAACATCAACACCTAAATTGTAGGTATTGGCGACAGGGGTCGCCAAGTACTGACCCTCCCGTGAGAACATTTGAACGCGGAAGTTATTCGCATCAGCAACATATATATTGTCGTTGATATCTGTACAAACACCCATTGGGTAAAAAAGTTCGCCATCTTTGGATCCTTGTGTCCCAAAACAATAAATGATCGTTCCGTCATTTTTATGAACTTTGATCCGATGATTCCCGCTGTCTGATACGATGATGTCGTCCCGGCCGTTAACCGTTACGTAATAGGGTAGCAGGAAATGGTTTGGCCCTTTTCCTCGTGAGCCGAATTTGATAGATGGCCGTTTTCTATCTGTAAAGACGTTGAGTGTATTGAACTGTAAACTAGTTATTAGTACTTTACCTGTTCTTGCCACTTTTACACCGAAAGGGTTCTCGTACTTGTGGTACGACCCGTAGGATGCCATTAGCCTTCCGTCAAACCCATACTCTCGTAATATTGCAGAGCCCGCCCTACTTACTGACGCGAGTATGGAACCAGATCGCGTGACTGATATGTCCCGTATAGAACAGTCACATACAAACCCGCCACGGTAATCCCCGTTTATGGAATACACAAGAACCTTATTCAAACTACAATCTGCTACAAGTATGTCGTCAGTGAGAGTAGATAATGCCAATCCCGAGATCTGAACAAACTGTTCCGCTTCCATTCCAAAACCTCCGAAACTTTTCATGTATTCGGCCTGACGTTTCTTTCCATAAGACATATGGTGGTTAGTACCACCCAAGAGAGGTTCTTTAACGGAATTTGGTGTATCTGCTGGGAAGTCCGCCTCTGTGACCTCGGTAGATTCCGCAAAATGTTTGAGTTCACCGCCATCCTCCACCGTGTCTTGAAGACTCTTGATGAAATGGTTGTCTGGGAAGTCGACCACGCCATTGTAAGGGGTATAAATAACCTGTAATATAAGTGTCGAAAAGTTATTGTATCTAGCTCTTAAATAAGGTATGTCACTACTATATCAGATCCTTTATAGTGTAGAACCAAATTGCATCTTCGTTTAGATGGAAAACAAGAAAAGCGCTTGGATAAAGCGCTTAATATTtctatagatacaatgtaccagCCAGTATGTATTCCAGAATACCTTGGACGTGTATC harbors:
- the LOC117329042 gene encoding tripartite motif-containing protein 2-like, with product MASIRVAREIQDTFLTCAICFQTFSKPKALPCLHTFCEGCLRDYIVSRYENTGQFPCPVCRQVIYTPYNGVVDFPDNHFIKSLQDTVEDGGELKHFAESTEVTEADFPADTPNSVKEPLLGGTNHHMSYGKKRQAEYMKSFGGFGMEAEQFVQISGLALSTLTDDILVADCSLNKVLVYSINGDYRGGFVCDCSIRDISVTRSGSILASVSRAGSAILREYGFDGRLMASYGSYHKYENPFGVKVARTGKVLITSLQFNTLNVFTDRKRPSIKFGSRGKGPNHFLLPYYVTVNGRDDIIVSDSGNHRIKVHKNDGTIIYCFGTQGSKDGELFYPMGVCTDINDNIYVADANNFRVQMFSREGQYLATPVANTYNLGVDVKPINVLCVKDKLFVSLRGTKFAEVHIYHWNASGYKAPAKKKKKSVFASCCGCLDDDTPPYHDKYGSSWA